Proteins from a single region of Rana temporaria chromosome 5, aRanTem1.1, whole genome shotgun sequence:
- the FOXQ1 gene encoding forkhead box protein Q1, whose protein sequence is MDGFPRSAYQDTSAPSPLSSRGDELGSDGDLGANSPIAVLCPRDSEMDTDTGSLGGDEEEEEEERPGLERGEEGTDGAVLGCPSAEGGKAKTYTRRPKPPYSYIALIAMAIRDSATGRLTLAEINDYLMKKFPFFRGQYTGWRNSVRHNLSLNDCFVKVLRDPSRPWGKDNYWMLNPNSEYTFADGVFRRRRKRLNRTTKCLKDHELQGLPEHHQHHSMSPPASQGPVASSGMLPPSSPSSSVHPSSSNKDTSPGTKFSSSFAIDTILSNPYQKRESSEMDKSTGGKLMWPTGALLHSPASVPSYPLLSYSPSSALPHPSALFPFSHLNGSSLHLQLYRYCMPEALLLLMDPRSEGQQLSADPREDQQHSRRAPSLHPHLLAHPSSSKTYSEHLGNNEILCTMRSPGPYLPYRPETLLA, encoded by the coding sequence ATGGACGGCTTCCCGCGATCTGCCTACCAGGACACCAGCGCGccctctcctctctccagccGAGGAGATGAGCTGGGATCGGACGGAGACTTAGGAGCTAACAGTCCTATAGCAGTCCTGTGTCCCCGGGACTCCGAGATGGACACGGACACCGGGAGCCTAGGAGGTgacgaggaggaggaagaagaggagaggccAGGCTTGGAGAGGGGCGAGGAGGGCACCGATGGGGCTGTGCTGGGCTGCCCATCAGCTGAAGGTGGCAAAGCCAAGACTTACACCCGGCGCCCCAAGCCACCTTACTCCTACATCGCCCTCATAGCCATGGCCATCAGAGACTCTGCCACCGGCCGCCTCACCCTTGCCGAGATCAATGACTACCTGATGAAGAAGTTCCCATTCTTCCGTGGTCAGTACACGGGCTGGAGGAACTCGGTCAGGCACAACCTGTCTCTCAATGACTGCTTTGTCAAAGTCCTCCGAGACCCATCTCGGCCATGGGGGAAAGACAACTACTGGATGCTGAATCCGAACAGCGAATACACCTTCGCGGATGGGGTGTTCAGGCGCAGAAGGAAGAGGCTCAACAGGACCACCAAGTGCCTTAAAGACCACGAGCTCCAAGGGCTTCCTGAGCATCATCAGCACCACTCAATGAGTCCACCAGCAAGTCAAGGACCAGTGGCATCATCTGGAATGCTACCACCTTCCTCACCATCCTCCTCTGTCCATCCATCTTCCAGCAACAAGGACACCAGTCCAGGGACTAAATTCTCCAGTTCCTTCGCTATTGACACCATCTTGAGTAATCCCTACCAAAAACGGGAGTCATCAGAGATGGACAAGTCTACAGGTGGGAAGCTGATGTGGCCAACAGGTGCATTGCTCCATTCTCCTGCTTCAGTTCCTTCTTACCCACTCCTATCCTACTCTCCATCATCTGCACTGCCTCACCCATCAGCCTTATTCCCCTTTAGCCATCTAAATGGCTCATCCTTGCACTTACAACTCTATAGGTATTGTATGCCTGAAGCTCTGTTGCTGCTAATGGATCCTAGAAGTGAAGGACAGCAGTTGTCTGCAGATCCCAGAGAAGATCAGCAGCATAGCCGGCGTGCCCCATCACTTCACCCCCATCTCTTGGCACACCCCAGTTCCTCTAAGACCTATTCAGAACACCTGGGGAACAATGAGATCCTGTGCACCATGCGCTCCCCTGGACCTTACCTTCCCTACCGGCCAGAGACATTGCTAGCCTGA